The following are from one region of the Halodesulfurarchaeum sp. HSR-GB genome:
- the sucD gene encoding succinate--CoA ligase subunit alpha encodes MSILVDADTRVVVQGLTGSQGQFHAEAMLEYGTNVVAGAVPGKGGQTVAGVPVYDRVETAVAETDADASVVFVPPAFAGDALFEALAADLDLVVAITEGVPVQDMARVYRRSQDVDTTLLGPNCPGVISPGAAKLGILPGSVFEAGSVGVVSRSGTLTYQIVENLTSAGLGQSTAVGIGGDPIVGMDFQDALGAFERDPETEAVVMIGEIGGEDEEAAAAFIEREMDTPVVGFIAGRTAPEGTRMGHAGAIVSGSGAGTAQHKIEALEAAGVPVGATPAEVADLVASHSPE; translated from the coding sequence ATGAGTATTCTCGTCGACGCGGACACGCGGGTCGTGGTACAGGGACTCACCGGTTCCCAGGGGCAATTCCACGCCGAGGCGATGCTGGAGTACGGGACGAACGTCGTCGCGGGGGCCGTCCCCGGCAAGGGCGGTCAGACCGTCGCCGGTGTCCCCGTTTACGACCGGGTCGAGACCGCTGTCGCGGAGACCGACGCCGACGCGTCGGTCGTCTTCGTCCCGCCGGCCTTCGCGGGTGACGCATTGTTCGAGGCCCTGGCCGCCGATCTCGATCTGGTCGTGGCTATCACCGAGGGCGTTCCGGTCCAGGACATGGCCCGGGTCTACCGACGCAGCCAGGACGTCGACACGACGCTGCTGGGGCCGAACTGCCCAGGTGTCATCTCCCCAGGGGCTGCCAAACTGGGCATTCTCCCGGGGAGTGTCTTCGAAGCCGGGTCTGTGGGCGTGGTCTCCCGATCCGGCACGCTGACCTACCAGATCGTCGAGAACCTCACGAGTGCCGGACTCGGCCAGTCCACCGCGGTCGGAATCGGTGGCGATCCAATCGTCGGGATGGACTTCCAGGACGCGCTGGGAGCCTTCGAACGGGACCCGGAGACCGAGGCCGTGGTGATGATCGGCGAGATCGGCGGCGAGGACGAGGAGGCGGCCGCAGCGTTCATCGAGCGGGAGATGGACACGCCGGTCGTGGGGTTCATCGCCGGGCGGACCGCCCCTGAGGGCACCCGGATGGGCCACGCCGGGGCGATCGTCTCGGGGTCGGGCGCTGGCACGGCCCAGCACAAGATCGAGGCCCTCGAAGCGGCGGGGGTCCCGGTCGGGGCCACGCCAGCCGAGGTTGCTGACCTGGTCGCCAGTCACTCCCCCGAGTAA
- a CDS encoding tRNA-dihydrouridine synthase encodes MFEPRLALASLSGESDAQWAIAASPWAGLAFLGGLALDDPTRDAARELVAERDRSEFLPDDPFVFMDAQLGQLADLNIEPGFNVRAVEPTALRRAASLCVDHDAVLEINAHCRQPEMTDRGGGQALLREPERLREQVEIVSSAGATVSVKVRAEVDGVALPALSESLAAAGADILHVDAMDSEPVIGEIADRVDAFLIANNGVRDRETARNYLQRGADAVSVARPSDDPRVLDRVLRGVQQS; translated from the coding sequence ATGTTCGAACCCCGCCTCGCGCTCGCAAGTTTGAGCGGCGAGTCGGACGCCCAGTGGGCGATCGCGGCCTCGCCGTGGGCCGGACTGGCGTTTCTCGGTGGGCTGGCCCTCGACGACCCGACTCGGGACGCTGCTCGCGAACTGGTCGCCGAGCGTGATCGCTCGGAGTTCCTTCCCGACGACCCCTTTGTGTTCATGGACGCTCAGCTCGGCCAGCTGGCGGATCTGAATATCGAGCCCGGATTCAACGTCCGGGCCGTCGAGCCAACTGCGCTACGCCGGGCGGCGTCCCTCTGTGTGGATCACGACGCGGTCCTCGAAATCAACGCCCACTGCCGGCAACCCGAGATGACCGATCGGGGTGGCGGGCAGGCCCTACTCCGCGAACCCGAACGGCTCCGCGAGCAGGTCGAGATCGTGAGTTCGGCCGGCGCGACGGTGAGTGTGAAAGTTCGTGCGGAGGTCGACGGGGTTGCTCTCCCCGCGCTCAGTGAGTCTCTCGCCGCGGCTGGGGCGGATATCCTGCACGTCGACGCGATGGACTCGGAGCCGGTGATTGGAGAGATCGCCGACCGGGTCGACGCCTTCCTCATCGCGAACAACGGGGTTCGTGACCGGGAGACGGCTCGAAACTACCTGCAACGGGGTGCAGATGCCGTCAGCGTGGCCCGGCCCAGTGACGATCCGCGCGTGCTGGATCGGGTCCTTCGGGGCGTCCAGCAGAGCTAG
- the asd gene encoding aspartate-semialdehyde dehydrogenase — protein sequence MIQVGILGATGAVGQRFIQLLTDHPEFELRVLTASDASAGESYRSAAKWRVDSPIPERVAEQTVRRTEPDAIPDDVDLLFSSLPSDVAAEVEHDFVEAGYVVSSNSSNERRAADVPLVIPEVNPEHLELIEVQRANRGWDGALIKNPNCSTITMVPALAALEQFGIERVHVATLQAVSGAGYSGVSSMDIIDNAIPHIGGEEEKMEGESRKLLGELGDGEVQYHDAAVTASCNRIPTIDGHLENVFVEFAENPSIEAVTAAFEDAETIDLPTAPDPLITVFEDPERPQPRLDRMVEDGMGIAVGGIQETESGIKFNVLAHNTIRGAAGASVLNGELLAAEGWL from the coding sequence ATGATTCAGGTTGGCATCCTCGGTGCGACCGGCGCCGTCGGACAGCGTTTCATTCAGCTTCTCACCGATCATCCGGAGTTCGAACTGCGGGTTCTGACTGCCAGTGACGCCAGTGCCGGTGAGTCCTACCGATCGGCCGCCAAGTGGCGGGTCGACTCGCCCATCCCAGAGCGCGTCGCGGAACAGACGGTGCGACGAACGGAACCCGACGCGATTCCCGACGACGTCGACTTGCTCTTTTCCTCCCTGCCCTCCGACGTGGCTGCGGAAGTCGAACACGACTTCGTGGAGGCGGGTTACGTGGTCTCCTCGAACTCCTCGAACGAGCGCCGGGCGGCGGACGTGCCCCTGGTCATTCCGGAGGTCAACCCCGAACACCTCGAACTGATCGAGGTCCAGCGGGCAAATCGTGGCTGGGACGGCGCGCTCATCAAGAACCCGAACTGCTCGACGATCACGATGGTTCCCGCCCTCGCAGCTCTGGAGCAGTTCGGAATCGAGCGGGTCCACGTCGCGACCCTCCAGGCGGTCTCGGGGGCCGGCTACTCCGGGGTCTCCTCGATGGACATCATCGACAACGCGATCCCGCACATCGGCGGCGAGGAGGAGAAGATGGAAGGGGAGTCCCGGAAACTGCTGGGCGAGCTCGGCGACGGCGAGGTTCAGTACCACGATGCTGCGGTCACCGCTTCCTGCAACCGGATCCCCACGATCGACGGCCACCTGGAGAACGTCTTCGTGGAGTTTGCGGAGAACCCCTCTATCGAGGCCGTCACAGCCGCCTTCGAGGACGCCGAGACCATCGACCTGCCGACGGCCCCGGACCCGCTCATTACCGTCTTCGAGGATCCGGAGCGGCCACAGCCGCGACTGGATCGCATGGTCGAGGACGGCATGGGTATCGCGGTCGGTGGCATTCAGGAGACCGAGTCGGGGATCAAGTTCAACGTCCTCGCGCACAACACGATCCGCGGTGCGGCCGGCGCGAGCGTGCTGAACGGCGAACTGCTGGCCGCCGAGGGCTGGCTGTAA
- a CDS encoding NADPH:quinone reductase translates to MRAVRYHEYGDPSVLAVETVDRPEPRGDELLIEVAAAAVNPVDTYFRTGTYTPAGLPMIPGADVAGTVAAVGPDVSKFEPGDRVFGTGLGRDRQGTYAEFAVGPETHFAELPPDIDFDSGAAIALVGVTAWRALVHHAGLEPAETCLIHGGGGGVGHVAVQLAAATGAEVIATGRPAIHDQLSALGADHTLDYAREELAQAVIDAGRPAVILDHRLDEYLQFDAEVARVGTRVVGIGNTAPEAGFGNVAAARAKDLELVLMSMFNTPRFDGVLDRLATLMQAGDIRPRIARTYDLSDAATAQRAVLSDQFLGKLVVEP, encoded by the coding sequence ATGCGAGCTGTTCGCTATCACGAATACGGCGATCCCTCGGTACTGGCCGTCGAGACGGTCGATCGGCCCGAGCCCCGCGGGGACGAACTACTGATCGAGGTCGCGGCGGCCGCCGTCAATCCCGTCGACACCTACTTTCGGACCGGCACGTACACCCCGGCCGGCCTTCCGATGATTCCCGGGGCCGACGTCGCCGGAACCGTCGCGGCGGTGGGCCCGGACGTCAGCAAGTTCGAACCGGGCGATCGGGTCTTCGGCACCGGTCTCGGTCGGGACCGACAGGGAACCTACGCCGAGTTCGCGGTGGGTCCGGAGACACATTTCGCCGAACTGCCGCCCGACATCGACTTCGATTCGGGAGCCGCAATCGCCCTCGTCGGGGTCACGGCCTGGCGGGCGCTGGTCCACCACGCGGGGCTCGAACCCGCTGAGACCTGTCTGATCCACGGTGGCGGGGGCGGTGTGGGCCACGTTGCCGTCCAGTTGGCGGCGGCGACCGGGGCCGAGGTCATCGCGACCGGGCGGCCAGCGATCCACGACCAACTCTCCGCGCTCGGGGCCGATCACACTCTGGATTACGCCCGGGAAGAGCTGGCACAGGCTGTCATCGACGCGGGCCGCCCGGCGGTGATCCTCGATCATCGCCTCGACGAGTACCTCCAGTTCGACGCCGAGGTTGCCCGGGTGGGGACTCGGGTGGTTGGGATCGGCAACACTGCGCCGGAAGCTGGATTTGGGAACGTTGCCGCGGCACGAGCGAAGGACCTCGAACTCGTGTTGATGAGCATGTTCAACACGCCACGCTTCGACGGCGTGCTCGACCGACTCGCGACTCTCATGCAGGCAGGTGATATCCGACCACGGATCGCCCGAACCTACGACCTCTCGGACGCAGCGACGGCCCAGCGAGCCGTTCTTTCCGATCAGTTCCTCGGCAAACTGGTCGTCGAACCGTAG
- a CDS encoding SDR family NAD(P)-dependent oxidoreductase: MDVSFDFTDRVTLVTGVSGSLGSAVAEAFLSAGATVAGTDRRPPSETESDLGTEQIAFYEADLTDEAAVESLVAEVIEDHGRLDYLLNVAGTWAGGDPIEETDLSTFEMVFDVNLKTMFLASKHALPHLQATEGAIVNVSAKASLSGGQGDGPYRASKAGVRLLTETIAEEQSGVVRANAVMPSVIDTPANREMIPNGDFDAWVAPEAIARTMLALCSDATVATSGAAVPVFGEA; encoded by the coding sequence ATGGACGTTAGCTTCGACTTCACCGATCGTGTCACATTGGTCACGGGCGTCTCCGGGAGTCTCGGCAGTGCCGTCGCCGAGGCCTTCCTGTCGGCCGGGGCGACCGTGGCCGGAACGGACCGCCGCCCGCCGAGCGAGACCGAGAGCGATCTCGGGACTGAGCAAATCGCCTTCTACGAGGCCGACCTCACGGACGAGGCGGCCGTCGAGTCCCTGGTCGCCGAGGTCATCGAGGACCACGGCCGCCTCGATTACCTGCTGAACGTCGCCGGGACCTGGGCCGGCGGCGATCCCATCGAGGAGACCGACCTCTCGACCTTCGAGATGGTCTTCGACGTGAACCTCAAGACCATGTTTCTCGCCTCGAAACACGCCCTCCCGCACCTGCAGGCGACCGAGGGAGCGATCGTGAACGTGAGCGCAAAAGCCTCACTCTCCGGGGGCCAGGGCGACGGGCCGTACCGGGCCTCGAAAGCCGGCGTGCGGTTGCTCACCGAGACCATCGCCGAGGAGCAGTCCGGGGTGGTTCGGGCCAACGCCGTCATGCCGAGTGTCATCGACACGCCGGCGAACCGGGAGATGATCCCAAACGGCGACTTCGACGCCTGGGTCGCGCCCGAAGCCATCGCCCGGACGATGCTTGCACTCTGCAGTGATGCAACAGTCGCCACGAGCGGCGCGGCCGTCCCCGTCTTCGGCGAGGCCTAA
- a CDS encoding amidohydrolase family protein: MRLEGQIVVGSDFHVLEGRVVVEAGTITAIEETPVESDDIILPAFVNAHTHVGDSIAKEAGRGRSLEALVAPPDGLKHQLLAEASVEEQVQAMRRTLSFMQQSGTGTFVDFREEGIEGVKALDRAAEGLAIEALPFGRGDPEVLSVATGYGASGTNDGDFQAAREAAREAGKPFGIHAGERDTSDIEAALDLEPDHLVHMVHAEDEHLERVADLEIPIVVSPRSNLVTGVGLPPVSKLREYTTVALGTDNVMLNGPSMFREMEFLAKCCDLAATEVLEMATLAGTAIADRPGGILAPGRPAKLLVLDGDTDNLAGYQDPIRAIVRRAGVADLKRVHLPANS; the protein is encoded by the coding sequence GTGAGACTCGAGGGGCAGATCGTCGTCGGTTCGGACTTCCACGTACTCGAGGGGCGGGTCGTCGTGGAGGCCGGAACGATCACGGCCATCGAGGAGACCCCCGTCGAGAGCGATGACATCATCCTCCCCGCGTTCGTGAACGCCCACACGCACGTCGGGGACTCGATCGCGAAAGAGGCCGGCCGCGGGCGCAGCCTGGAAGCGCTGGTCGCCCCACCGGACGGGCTGAAACATCAACTGTTGGCCGAGGCGAGTGTCGAAGAACAGGTACAGGCCATGCGCCGGACCCTCTCTTTCATGCAGCAAAGCGGCACCGGGACGTTCGTCGACTTTCGGGAGGAGGGCATCGAGGGCGTGAAGGCCCTGGACCGGGCCGCCGAGGGCCTGGCTATCGAAGCACTTCCCTTCGGACGCGGTGACCCCGAGGTTCTCTCGGTCGCGACCGGCTACGGTGCCAGCGGGACGAACGACGGGGACTTCCAGGCGGCCCGCGAAGCGGCCCGCGAGGCGGGCAAGCCCTTCGGAATCCACGCCGGCGAGCGGGACACCTCCGACATCGAGGCGGCCCTGGACCTGGAGCCGGACCACCTCGTCCACATGGTCCACGCCGAGGACGAGCACCTCGAACGGGTCGCTGACCTGGAGATCCCGATCGTCGTCTCCCCACGATCGAACCTGGTGACCGGCGTGGGACTCCCGCCGGTCTCGAAGCTTCGTGAGTACACCACTGTCGCGCTGGGCACGGACAACGTCATGCTCAACGGGCCGTCGATGTTCCGCGAGATGGAGTTTCTCGCGAAGTGCTGTGACCTCGCGGCGACGGAAGTCCTGGAGATGGCGACCCTGGCGGGGACGGCGATCGCCGACCGGCCCGGCGGCATCCTCGCCCCGGGCCGCCCGGCCAAGTTACTCGTGCTCGACGGGGACACGGACAACCTCGCCGGCTATCAGGACCCCATCAGAGCAATCGTCCGTCGGGCAGGGGTCGCGGATCTGAAACGGGTGCACCTCCCGGCGAACAGTTAA
- the cofD gene encoding 2-phospho-L-lactate transferase, protein MPTVLAGGTGTPKLLWGTDPVFDPEAVTVIANTGDDVELGGLLVCPDIDSVLYGRSDRLDRERWWGQADDTATTNTELAALTEALDRGDDPRYLPDTAQTAGRDLARFRRFSAAPEFLHIGDRDRAVHLLRTSLLDEGHSLTAATRQLATAFGLSVSVLPMSDDPVATIVHTPAGEMHFQEFWVARGGEPTVSDVEFRGAKAAEPTQAVLDALAEPVVIGPANPITSLGPMLALAGVPAALSETIVVAVSPFIEDQVFSGPAAKLMRAEGYEASTAGVAAALPFVDAFVLDTADGTNLDRPTIRTDTRIETKADATRVARATRDALEVV, encoded by the coding sequence ATGCCGACCGTTCTCGCTGGCGGAACCGGAACCCCAAAGCTCCTCTGGGGGACCGATCCGGTTTTCGATCCGGAGGCGGTCACCGTTATCGCCAACACCGGTGACGACGTGGAACTCGGGGGGTTGCTGGTCTGTCCCGACATCGATTCGGTCCTCTATGGCCGGAGCGATCGACTCGACCGCGAGCGCTGGTGGGGCCAGGCGGACGATACGGCGACCACCAACACGGAACTCGCTGCACTCACGGAAGCGCTCGACCGGGGGGACGACCCTCGATACCTTCCCGACACAGCACAGACGGCCGGCCGGGACCTGGCCCGCTTTCGTCGCTTCTCTGCGGCCCCGGAGTTTCTCCACATCGGCGATCGGGACCGGGCCGTCCACCTCCTCCGGACTTCGCTGCTTGATGAAGGTCACTCGCTTACGGCAGCCACCCGACAGCTTGCAACGGCCTTTGGGCTCTCGGTGTCGGTGCTTCCGATGAGCGACGATCCGGTCGCGACCATCGTTCATACTCCGGCCGGCGAGATGCACTTCCAGGAGTTCTGGGTCGCTCGCGGCGGCGAGCCGACCGTCTCGGACGTCGAGTTTCGCGGCGCTAAAGCGGCCGAACCCACCCAGGCCGTGCTCGACGCCCTCGCGGAGCCAGTCGTCATCGGGCCGGCCAACCCCATTACGAGTCTCGGTCCGATGCTCGCTCTTGCGGGGGTTCCCGCGGCGCTCTCCGAGACGATCGTCGTCGCCGTCTCGCCGTTCATCGAGGACCAGGTCTTCTCGGGCCCGGCCGCGAAACTCATGCGCGCCGAGGGCTACGAAGCATCGACGGCCGGGGTCGCTGCGGCGCTGCCCTTCGTCGACGCCTTCGTGCTCGATACCGCGGACGGGACGAACCTGGACCGGCCCACGATCCGCACCGACACGAGAATCGAGACGAAAGCGGACGCGACGCGGGTCGCCAGGGCGACCAGAGACGCCCTGGAGGTCGTCTGA
- a CDS encoding universal stress protein, which translates to MGLYDRIVVPTDGSAASRPAIEHAVELAAVHDAEIHALYVINLASLSGVPTEGSMEGISEALEREGETALEMVTEAAAIRDVPVEQVRLEGRPSQQIVAYATDHDGDLIVMGTHGRGGLDRLLLGSVAERVVRSATVPVLTVQDAGAEIPD; encoded by the coding sequence ATGGGCCTCTATGATCGGATCGTCGTCCCCACGGACGGCTCGGCGGCGAGTCGCCCCGCGATCGAACACGCCGTCGAACTCGCGGCGGTCCACGACGCGGAGATCCACGCCCTCTACGTGATCAACCTGGCGAGCCTCTCGGGTGTCCCGACGGAGGGTTCCATGGAAGGGATCTCCGAGGCGCTCGAACGCGAGGGAGAGACGGCCCTCGAGATGGTCACGGAGGCCGCCGCGATCCGGGACGTTCCCGTCGAGCAGGTTCGACTGGAGGGACGGCCCAGCCAACAGATCGTGGCCTACGCCACCGACCACGACGGCGACCTGATCGTCATGGGCACCCACGGCCGGGGTGGCCTCGACCGTCTGCTCCTGGGTAGCGTGGCCGAACGGGTGGTCCGCTCTGCGACGGTCCCGGTGCTGACCGTCCAGGATGCGGGAGCGGAAATCCCCGATTAG
- a CDS encoding HD domain-containing protein: MITIKDSVHDHIEVEGVAAALLDTPPVQRLRRVSQLGTASLVYPSANHTRFEHSLGVYALATRVLDHLDIRGEDAKTVRAAALLHDIGHAPYSHTLEDLLYHRTGRQHDDVEDLLTGDVADILLAHDIEPDRVVGLIAGDGRLGQLIAGELDVDRMDYLVRDAHHTGVPYGTIDIERLLRALRFVDGNLVLAEGNVQTAESLLVARALMNPTVYNHHVTRITKRMLQRATERLLESGAVSAETVARMDDPALQVALREANGAAPLARRLAERRLYKRAIWAEYGDVGQDRAGELIEATPETIRDTEATIAERAGVEVDQVLVDVQDPPSMQESTTRVIVNGEIRRLPAQSTVVRALEQAQREQWRLGVYAPEARTEAVGRAAEAVLGLKITGSRITETDSPGRYASLTDFGGDSA, encoded by the coding sequence ATGATCACGATCAAGGACAGCGTCCACGACCACATCGAGGTCGAGGGCGTGGCGGCGGCCCTGTTGGACACGCCGCCGGTCCAGCGGCTCAGACGGGTGAGCCAACTGGGGACGGCCTCGCTCGTCTACCCCTCCGCGAATCACACCCGCTTCGAACACAGCCTCGGGGTCTATGCCCTGGCCACTCGGGTCCTCGATCACCTGGACATCCGGGGCGAGGACGCCAAGACGGTCAGAGCCGCCGCGCTCTTGCACGACATCGGCCATGCCCCCTATAGTCACACGCTCGAAGACCTCCTCTATCACCGGACCGGGCGGCAGCACGACGACGTCGAGGACCTGCTTACGGGAGACGTGGCCGACATCCTCCTGGCTCACGACATCGAACCCGACCGGGTCGTGGGGCTGATCGCCGGGGACGGGCGACTCGGCCAGCTAATCGCCGGGGAACTCGACGTGGATCGAATGGACTACCTGGTCCGGGACGCCCACCACACCGGCGTGCCCTACGGCACGATCGACATCGAGCGGCTCCTCCGGGCCCTTCGCTTCGTCGACGGGAATTTAGTCCTCGCGGAGGGCAACGTCCAGACCGCAGAGAGTCTGCTGGTGGCCCGGGCGCTGATGAACCCCACCGTGTACAACCACCACGTCACCAGAATCACCAAGCGAATGCTCCAGCGGGCGACCGAGCGCCTCCTCGAGTCGGGAGCGGTTTCGGCCGAGACCGTCGCCCGAATGGACGACCCGGCCCTGCAGGTCGCGCTCCGAGAGGCCAACGGTGCCGCCCCGCTCGCCAGGCGGCTGGCCGAGCGACGGCTCTACAAGCGGGCCATCTGGGCCGAGTACGGGGACGTCGGCCAGGACCGGGCCGGCGAACTCATCGAGGCCACCCCCGAAACTATCAGGGACACCGAAGCGACCATCGCCGAGCGCGCGGGGGTCGAGGTCGACCAGGTGCTCGTCGACGTCCAGGACCCACCATCGATGCAGGAGTCCACCACCCGGGTTATCGTGAACGGCGAGATCCGACGCCTGCCGGCCCAGTCGACGGTCGTCCGGGCACTCGAACAGGCCCAGCGAGAGCAGTGGCGACTGGGCGTTTACGCCCCGGAAGCCCGTACCGAGGCCGTCGGCCGGGCCGCAGAAGCCGTTCTCGGACTAAAGATCACGGGCTCGCGCATTACCGAGACCGACTCGCCGGGGCGCTATGCATCCTTGACCGACTTCGGGGGTGATTCGGCGTGA
- a CDS encoding DUF429 domain-containing protein, whose protein sequence is MASAVGVDWAGNGWVTAVIPETGPPEVAFYPTVLNLWRAHRDADRILIDIPIGLTETGKRACDLAAKRELAGRQGSVFLTPTREAVYAPNIETAKERQRPAEFSVQNQAWAIVPRIRELDGFLQAFPEIPAETVREAHPELSFAGLNGGTPIATSKGTAAGREARLAALESHDPALVRAYERGVETLTKPSYAPTIGASKTDDILDALALAAAAAAGPEALTRLPESPQYDPVLDRPIEIVYYSGE, encoded by the coding sequence ATGGCAAGCGCAGTCGGCGTCGACTGGGCCGGAAACGGCTGGGTCACCGCGGTGATCCCCGAGACCGGACCGCCGGAGGTGGCGTTCTACCCGACCGTCCTCAACCTCTGGCGGGCCCACCGCGATGCCGACCGGATTCTCATCGACATCCCGATCGGCCTCACCGAGACCGGCAAGCGGGCGTGTGACCTCGCCGCGAAACGCGAACTCGCCGGGAGGCAGGGAAGTGTCTTTCTCACCCCCACGCGGGAGGCGGTCTACGCGCCGAACATCGAGACCGCGAAGGAGCGCCAGCGCCCGGCCGAGTTCAGCGTACAGAACCAGGCCTGGGCGATCGTCCCCCGGATTCGGGAACTCGACGGATTCCTCCAGGCCTTCCCCGAGATCCCGGCCGAGACGGTCCGGGAAGCTCACCCGGAACTCAGTTTTGCCGGCCTGAACGGCGGGACACCGATTGCTACCTCGAAAGGAACTGCGGCCGGTCGCGAGGCGCGGCTGGCCGCGCTCGAATCACACGATCCCGCACTCGTGAGGGCCTACGAGCGGGGCGTCGAAACGCTCACGAAACCGTCCTACGCGCCGACGATCGGCGCTTCGAAGACGGATGATATTCTCGATGCACTGGCCCTCGCGGCTGCGGCTGCAGCGGGCCCCGAGGCCCTGACTCGGCTACCTGAATCCCCCCAGTACGACCCGGTGCTCGACCGGCCGATCGAGATCGTCTATTACTCGGGGGAGTGA
- a CDS encoding 30S ribosomal protein S17e: MAIKPDYVKKTGTILLERYPQAFQADDFEHNKESVTALTNIESKGVRNRIAGYVTRKLN; encoded by the coding sequence ATGGCTATCAAGCCCGACTACGTCAAAAAGACCGGAACGATCCTGCTCGAACGGTATCCCCAGGCCTTCCAGGCTGATGACTTCGAGCACAACAAGGAGAGCGTGACCGCCCTGACCAACATCGAGTCAAAGGGGGTCCGCAACCGGATCGCCGGCTACGTCACGCGCAAGCTCAACTGA
- the sucC gene encoding ADP-forming succinate--CoA ligase subunit beta produces the protein MRLHEYRAKEVFAAAGIETPVSKPATDQSAALAVARELGYPVAIKAQVPVGGRGKQGGIEIVATDAELRTAAESIFGMKIGGYQVETVLVEEAVEAAQELYLGVTMDRGEKQPVVMASGSGGVDIETVAQETPEAIGREHVDPAFGLHPYQARNAVYRAGIDRSVAGDVASVLETLYAIWERRDATDAEINPLMVTADGDVIAADAVLNLDDDALFRQPELADFDAERREGTLETRATDAGLEYVRLDGSVGVVGNGAGLVMTTLDLIDHFGGSPANFLDIGGGADADRVAAALDVVFDDPNVSVVLLNIFGGITRGDEVASGINQALAQYETLPDPVVVRLAGTKAEAGRNALTDAVETVETLEGAVKRAVELSQGGAQ, from the coding sequence ATGCGCTTACACGAGTACCGGGCGAAGGAGGTCTTCGCCGCGGCCGGCATCGAGACGCCAGTTTCGAAGCCAGCCACGGATCAGTCGGCGGCACTCGCGGTCGCCCGGGAACTCGGCTACCCGGTCGCGATCAAGGCCCAGGTCCCCGTCGGGGGCCGTGGCAAACAGGGTGGCATCGAGATCGTCGCCACGGACGCCGAACTCCGGACGGCCGCCGAGTCGATCTTCGGCATGAAGATCGGTGGCTACCAGGTCGAGACGGTCCTGGTCGAGGAAGCCGTCGAGGCCGCCCAGGAGCTCTATCTCGGGGTCACGATGGATCGGGGCGAGAAACAGCCGGTCGTGATGGCCTCGGGGAGCGGCGGGGTCGACATCGAGACCGTCGCCCAGGAGACTCCCGAAGCCATCGGTCGGGAACACGTCGATCCGGCCTTCGGGTTGCATCCCTACCAGGCCAGGAACGCCGTGTACCGGGCTGGAATCGACCGCTCGGTCGCCGGCGACGTGGCGAGTGTCCTCGAAACCCTCTATGCGATCTGGGAGCGCCGGGACGCCACCGACGCCGAGATCAACCCACTGATGGTCACCGCCGACGGGGACGTCATCGCGGCCGACGCCGTCCTCAACCTGGACGACGACGCCCTGTTCAGACAGCCGGAACTCGCCGATTTCGACGCCGAACGAAGGGAGGGGACCCTCGAAACCCGGGCCACCGACGCCGGCCTGGAGTACGTGCGACTCGACGGCTCGGTCGGCGTCGTCGGGAACGGGGCCGGCCTGGTCATGACCACGCTGGATCTCATCGATCACTTCGGCGGGTCGCCCGCGAACTTCCTCGACATCGGCGGCGGGGCCGACGCCGATCGGGTCGCTGCGGCCCTCGATGTGGTCTTCGACGATCCGAACGTCTCGGTCGTGCTGCTCAACATCTTCGGCGGCATCACGCGGGGCGACGAGGTCGCGTCGGGGATCAACCAGGCGCTTGCGCAGTACGAGACACTCCCCGATCCAGTGGTGGTGCGACTCGCGGGGACCAAAGCGGAGGCGGGGCGAAACGCCCTGACCGACGCGGTCGAGACCGTCGAAACACTCGAAGGGGCCGTGAAACGGGCCGTCGAACTCTCCCAGGGAGGTGCCCAATGA